GCAGCATCAGCGCAACCGAGACCGTAACACTCGTCGTACAGTAACCAGCTTGTTGTCTTAAGAAAGTGACTTGCATCCGCACGCACTCACTTCGCGCGCGGATGCGTCTCGTCGTACACGCGCTGCACCTGCCCCACGGTGAGCTGCGTGTAACGCTGTGTCGTCGAGAGCCGTTCGTGCCCCAGCATCTCCTGAATCGCCCTCAGGTCCGCGCCTTCCTCCAGCATGTGCGTGCCAAACGCATGGCGCAGCGTATGCGGATGCACATCTGCTGCAAGTCCGCGCGACAGCGCAATCGCCTTCACAATTCGCCCCACACTGCGCGTCGTCAACCTGCAATCGCCGCGCATCCGCAGGTTCGTCAGCAGCGGCCCTTCATGCACCAGCGCGCCTTTACCCGCAGCAATCAATTTCGCTTCCCGCAAAGGCAGGTAGACGCGGAGAGCAGCAGCAGCCTCATCGCCCAGAGGAACCAGCCGCTCCTTGCGCCCTTTGCCGCGCACCAGCACAGCATCGTCGCGCCACTTCACGCTGCTCATATCCAGCCCCACCAGCTCCGAGTTGCGAATCCCACACCCATACAACAGCTCGAAAATCACACGGTCCCGCTCCGGCCAAGCCGCCGCCTCCTCCGCATCTTTCTTCGCTGGTTTGTCCAGCGAATCGAGCACCCGGTTCACCTCTTCCACACTCGGCACCCTCGGCAGATGCTTCGGCAACTTCGGCGTACTCACCAGCAGCGCAGGATTCTGCTCGACCTTGCCTTCCTTCGCCAGCCACTTGAACCAGCTCCGGATCGCCGCCAACGCTCGCGCCGCACTCGCCTTCGTCAAACCGCGCTCATACAACACGCCGAGATAAGCGCGAATATGCAGATGCTCCACCGCGCAGATCTTCGCCCCATCACCCAGCGTCTCGCGCAAATGCTCGGCAAAGCTCCGCACCTCCCGCGCATAGGCCCGCACCGTATGCTCCGACGCCCCGCGCTCATTCGCAAGCATCGCCAGAAAGCCTTCCGCCAATTCGGCAACTTCGTTCTTCGCCGCGCTCATCCACCACCCTCAACCAACTAACAACCAGCAACCATCAACTTGCTTTCCGCTTCCCTCTCGGATGATGCATCCGATGCACCTGCTTCAGCCTGCCCAATGCCACATGCGTATACACCTGCGTAGTCGCAATATCGGCATGACCCAGCAAAGTCTGAACGCTGCGCAGGTCCGCACCATGCTCCACCATATGCGTCGCGCAGCTATGCCGCAGCTTGTGAGGACTGGCATGGCGGTTCGTCGAACGCACCATCTCCCAAACCCACTGCCGCGTCAGAGCCTTGCCGCGAACCGACAGGAACAAACTCCGCTGCACACCGCCACGCACCAACCCCGGACGCCCCAACTTCAAATACCGCTCCAGTGCATCCACAGCACTTCGCCCCAGCGGAACAATCCGCTCCTTATCGCCCTTGCCGCGAACCTGCGCCCGCCCCAGATCAAGATGCAGGTCCTCCACTCGCAGCGAACAAATCTCCGCCACGCGCAGCCCGCCCGCATACAGCAGCTCCAGAATCGCATGATCGCGCAACGCCAGGCCATCCGCATCCGCAGCACGAGCCGCAACACCGGTGCGCTCCAGCATCTCGGCAACCTCGCCCTCGGCAAGTGACTTCGGCAGCACCTTCCAACTTGCCGGAGTTTCTACATTCACCGTCGGATCGCGATCAATCCGCTTGTCCATCAGCAGCCAGCGATAAAACCCACGTAGACAGCTCAGCTTTCGCGCAATCGACCGCGACTCCACCCCATGCCCGCGCATCCCTTCCATGAACCCGCTCACATCAGCCTGTTCCGCGGTTATCAGCAACCCGCTGCGCCCTTCCAGATGTTCGGCAAACTGCTCCAGGTCACGTCCGTACGCCTCGCACGTCGCCGGACGCATGCCCTTCTCGACACGCAGGTACACCACAAACTCCCGCACCATCCGCGCGTTTCCCGTCACCTGGCCCTCGTCCCGCATAGCCCCAATTATCCGCGCCCGCGCCGACCAAATTGGAGCCCATCCCATCCGCAGTACCCACCTCGCCAGCACCAATCTAGCCACTTCCAATCCACAAACTCAGTCCAACACAGCTTAGTCATTCTGCGCTGATAAACTGAGAGACAGTATGTTTGAAAACCTCTCAGAAAAACTCCAGCGTTCCTTCAAAAACCTCCGCGGCGAAGGCACCATCTCCGACGAGAACATCTCCGAGGCCCTTCGCGAGATCCGCCTCGCCCTGCTCGAGTCCGACGTGAACCTCGCCGTCGTC
This is a stretch of genomic DNA from Edaphobacter acidisoli. It encodes these proteins:
- a CDS encoding tyrosine-type recombinase/integrase; amino-acid sequence: MSAAKNEVAELAEGFLAMLANERGASEHTVRAYAREVRSFAEHLRETLGDGAKICAVEHLHIRAYLGVLYERGLTKASAARALAAIRSWFKWLAKEGKVEQNPALLVSTPKLPKHLPRVPSVEEVNRVLDSLDKPAKKDAEEAAAWPERDRVIFELLYGCGIRNSELVGLDMSSVKWRDDAVLVRGKGRKERLVPLGDEAAAALRVYLPLREAKLIAAGKGALVHEGPLLTNLRMRGDCRLTTRSVGRIVKAIALSRGLAADVHPHTLRHAFGTHMLEEGADLRAIQEMLGHERLSTTQRYTQLTVGQVQRVYDETHPRAK
- a CDS encoding site-specific tyrosine recombinase, with product MRDEGQVTGNARMVREFVVYLRVEKGMRPATCEAYGRDLEQFAEHLEGRSGLLITAEQADVSGFMEGMRGHGVESRSIARKLSCLRGFYRWLLMDKRIDRDPTVNVETPASWKVLPKSLAEGEVAEMLERTGVAARAADADGLALRDHAILELLYAGGLRVAEICSLRVEDLHLDLGRAQVRGKGDKERIVPLGRSAVDALERYLKLGRPGLVRGGVQRSLFLSVRGKALTRQWVWEMVRSTNRHASPHKLRHSCATHMVEHGADLRSVQTLLGHADIATTQVYTHVALGRLKQVHRMHHPRGKRKAS